ATCACCAAAAGATATATGCCCTGCACCAGCCTGCACCTGCTGCAGTATATCTGCCATCACCACATCAACCGGCACAATGCGAAACTTGCCCTGATAGACCGGCACTACCGGACAATGGCGGCATAAGTGTTTGCATCCACGGCTTGCTTCGATAAAGCCCAGCATTTTTTTCCCACCATCCGGCAATATCAAATGCGCATAACGATGCAAGCGGGGCAAACCGGAACGATCCGGCGTCATAAATTCAATTTTAGACAGATTAACAACAGGCTCGGTTTGCACGTCACATGCCTCGCCCGCACGCAACCGCTGCGCCAGACTGAGTAACGCCGGTTCACACTCTCCACCCAGAATGGTTTTCACACCCAAACCGCGCAACAGCGCTTCATTCATGGGTGCATACAAACCATATACGCATAAATGCGCTTCAGGCAATAGCTCACGAATACGGGGTATTGCCTCAACGGCAATACGTGTGGCGGTATGCATACCCACATACAACGCCACCAATTTCGCCCCAACCAGAAATGACGGATCGAGTTTTTGCAAGGAAAGATCAATGCACTGAACGTTAAACCCGTCTTGCTTCAGCCAGGCAGCAGGTTCGGCCAACGCAAAAGGCTGCCTTCCCAATTCATACGGATTAATCAGCACCACTTTAAACATGGTCGCCGGGTCTACCCAGATCATTTCATCTGCGCTATCTAATTCACAGGAACTGTTGTTATCCATAAAATGTCATTTCGATTTTGGACGCGCCTGAAATGCGCCTATTACAGCTTCCCTGCTTGCGCCTGCTTCTTCCATACGCTTTAAATACTCTTGCCACATTTCTTCCTGATGCATACCCAGCTTGTAGAAATAATCCCAGGAATAAATACCACTATCGTGGCCATCAGAGAAAATCAGCACCACAGCGTACGCACCCACTGGCTCAACATTGACGATTTCCACATTTTTCTTGCCGATTTGCAGTACTTCTTGCCCGTGGCCATGCCCTCGGACTTCAGCTGAAGGGGAGTGGACACGCAAAAACTCGTAAGGCAACTCGAAACGCTTCCCATCTGCAAATGAAATTTCCAGCACACGGGATTTCTGATGCAACTTGAGCTCAAGCGGCGTAGGGGTGGACTTATCTAAACCTGCCATGAAAATTCCTTATCTTGATAAACAATTCTGCTTCACAGTATACGCGGTTCCCTATTGGGTATACGTATTCAACCTAGAAACCTCAGTTAACCGCTAAACTTAACATTTAACCAAATAATTCTAATAGAATTTTAATAATTCCCCGGTTCACCCGGTTAGTCAGACCGCTATGGGTTGGATTGCACAGTTTTCGCAGCATAGGTCAGCGTTGCAACTCCTTGAAATGGAATGACCATTCTGCGTCATTGCGCCTTGCCCTGCGCTCCAAAAAAAGCAAACTCCAACCCATCCAACTAAGGTTTCTAGATTCAATGAGACAGTATAAACCGTCAATTGTTACAAAAATCAATGAGAAATTCCACATCAGGAATTCACAGATGTGAAAATCCATTAGCAATTTGTTGATATGGCGGATTAACTTAATATCCGTCAATGATGAAGTGGGTGTTGGATAACCAATATCTGAACAGGTTGCCTTGCAGATATTGGTTAATGAGGGAAAAAACGCTACTTATTAATGCTGGAACTTACCGTCTTTACCAATGATCGTAATGTCCACAAAATTAGAAGCATTATGATCTGTTGGAGAATAATCAACATAGAACCCGCTCATTTCATGCTTGCTCATGGACTCCATGGCAATAATCAACTTCTCGCGGGTAAGGTCTTTTCCAGCTCGTTTCATACCTTCCACCAATACTTTTGCTGCAATAAAACCTTCCAGACTGGTAAATGAATAACCACTCTGAGAGAATTGCTTCATGCCTTCCTGATACTCTTTCACAATGGCATTAGCTGTATTCCATGGGAAAGGCACTACTTGAGAAACGGCAACGCCACGACCATCCGCACCCAGTTCGGCTGCCAGTGCGCGGCTACCAACAAATGACACATTAAAGAATTGCACAGAGTTCATCCCTGCTTTCTTAGACTGGCGAATGTATTCTGCACACGCTTTGTATGCGCCAATCATGACTACAGCCTGTGGATTGGATTTGGCGATAGTATTAACCGCAGTGGAGACATCCGTAGTGTTACGCTCAAAAGTTCCAGTTGAAATAATTTTCAGGTTTCGGCGGTTCATGGCCTGCTCAACGCCTGTCAAACCGGCTTTACCGTAAGCATCATTCTGGTAGAAAACTGCAATATTTTTCATACCCAGAGAAGTAAGCTGGCGAACAATTTTCTCGGTTTCATCAAAATAGCTGGCACGGACATTCATGATGTAATGGTTCACGGGTGTGCGCAGTAATTCTGCACCGGTAAACGCACCAATAAAAGGCACTTTGGCCGCAGTAAAGATAGGAATCGCTTCCTTGCTAGTTGGTGTGCCAACGTAGCCAAACAAAGCCAGTACTTTTTCTTCATCAATCAGTTTTTTGGTGTTGGCAATAGTTCTTGCTGGTTCATAACCATCGTCCATGGATATCAGTTGAATCTTTCTGCCATTCACGCCACCTTTGCGATTAACAGACTCAAAATAAGCGTTAGCGCCATCGCGCATTTCGGTGCCTAGTTCAGAGGCTGGACCAGTAAGGGCCGCAGACTGTCCAAGCTTGATTGTGGAATCCGTTACACCAACTTCTGCAAAAGAAGTGTTACTCAGTGCGATGCACGAGAAAAAAATACTGGAAAAAAAACGTTTCATAAAAATCCTTCAAAATAATAAAAAATTTGCTTTAACCATCAACTTCATCATGTTTTATCAGCAGTAATGTATCTGTGTTCACCACTTTTTAACCGCATTCATAATTGATCGTGGGGCAACTCAAAAAATGTCTGATTTTGAGCGCATAAGAATAGCCAAAGTTTTTTAATGCAAGTACCATGCCATGAGCTCAACACCATGAATACAATTATATTTATTTTTATGGATTATTTTATATAGTAGATTAATGCTGAATAGGTGAACAAATTGACGAGAAACCAACTATCGTCACTTTGGGTCAAAGAAAATAATCACGAAGATAACAGTAACCAATTTATAAAAATAAATTATTTAACTTAAACAAACAATTCATCCGAAATTGAGTATAGTCAAAATCCTGATTTTCACCAGTTTCATCAAAACTCGATTAAAAGCACTCCTGTTCAAGATGAAAGCTTAGCTAAATTGACAATCAGGACAAATGTTGAAATAAAATCACAAAAAGAAGATTGAGCCTCAATTGCAAATGGCAATCGGTATCCCGAATTAATTTGGCAGCACTGTTACATTTCGCCAAACCAGAATGGTTTCAAGTGATACACAGGACAACTGTTTATTTGAATCAAGCTTTACGCTTTCAGTACATCCAGCGAAGAAAACCTCCCGCCTAATATCCGGCTGGCGCTCCCGCCCCACCATTTTTCAATCGCTGTAGCGTATAAACTGCGAAAATCTAAGCCATAGGATAAATTTCCCCCTTCCAATTGGGCAAGCTGAGGCCGAGTGCCGTATAACCCACCCTTGACACGTCCACCCAACATAAAATGCGCGTTGGCTGTTCCGTGGTCTGTACCGCCGCTCGCATTTTCCTTGGGGCGCCGGCCAAACTCCGCATAACTCATAATCAAGGTGGAGTCCCACCGATTAAGTTCTGTTAGCGCAGATTTAAACGCTACCAGCCCTTCCGCCATTTCTTTCAGCAAACGCGCCTGTGTACCTATTTGATTGCTATGTGTATCAAATCCATTATGCGTTACTTTCACCACTGCAATACCGGCATTGCCGGCCACTACCTGAGCGGCAGTTTTCAGCGCATTACTCAATTGCGACTTTGGGAATTCCGTTTTAAATGGAAAGTTAACGGTGATGTTGCTGGCTGCCTGTCTGATGTCACTTTCCACCTTCAACACATGCGCCAGCGCAGCATTAGGAACACTCCCTGCCATATCGCCCGCCTCCTTTGACTGCCGAAGAAATTGCTCTGTATTGGATAACACAACAGCACGGGTATTACCCCCTCCCATCGGTCCCAGCTCCTGACTACCCACTACAATACCGTCAGCTGCAAAACTTTGCGGCGGCGGGTATGCATCAAACACCCGGGACAACCATCCTTCCGGCAGATAATCTTTACTGCTGGAAGCGGTTTCCCAGATTTCAATGGAACGAAAATGAGAAAGATTCGGCTCTGGATAACCCACCCCCTGAATCACTGCCATTTCCCCACCCTGCCATAGTGGCATCATGGCCTGCAGTGAAGGATGCAACCCTGTCACACCATCCAGTTGCAGTACATGATCACGTGGGATAGCAATACGCGGCCGCAGACTATAATATTCGCTGTCACTATAGGGGATGACCGTATTCAACCCATCGTTTCCCCCTTTCAACTCAAGTAACACTAACAAATTACGATAATTTCCAGCAGGAGCAGCAGCGAACGCCAGATTACTGCTGTATGGGATCAAGGGGATCAACCCCAGTATTTTCAAAAATGCTCTGCGTTGCATGGCTCGCTCCTGAATCATTTGATCTGATAGGCTGGATCCAGCACCAGCTGCCGGATAAACTCCAGGTTGTTATTGAAAGGTTGTAACTTATTCACCGGCGTTGCTGCCAATAGCAGGCGCTCTGCCTGATCCTGACGCTGCATATCTGTGTCATTAAACTGAGCCATCCATACATCGCTGTCAAAATACATCGCTGTCAACCTTTGCTGCCCCCGCATAAAGTTCCTGTTTTGAGCTTTCAGCTGTGCTCGGCTTTCTTTTCTCATTTCCTGATCACGCATTAATCGCTCCAGAAATTGTTTGCGAATGAGCAATGTATTACTGTTAATCCAGCTATCCCCACCGGGCCAGCCTTTCACATTAGGCGGCCCAAATACATCCTGACCCAAACTACGTCCAACAAACAAAAACGGGCGCATATTTTCTGGCTGGATATCGAACTGCTGTAATGTACCAATAATAAATTCCACAGGAGATTTCACCAGAGTCGCACGATTCTGTTTTGCGTAGAATGCATCAGAAGTCAGCAGCGCGCGCATCAAAGCTTTAATGTCATATCCACTGGATCGAAACACACCCGCCAGACGTTTTACTTCTAATGGATCCGGTATTGGCGAGATAAATTCCAGCCACAATTTGCGCGTAATCAACTCGGCTGTTCGCGGCTGTGCCAGCAGGATATCCAGCACTGCATCACCATCAAACCTGCCGCTCTGCCCCAGCACCACTTTTATCCCGTCATCGTGTAAACGCAGATAATTTCTGAACTGCCCGCTATCCCGATCCAGACTCCATCCGGTAAATGCGCGGGCAGCTTCCTTCACATCCTGTTCGCTGTAACCGCCTTCACCCAAAGTGAATAGCTCCATCACCTCTCGAGCAAAATTTTCATTAGGTTGGTTTTTTCGATTTGAAACATTATCCAGATAAATAATCATGGCCGGATCTATTGATATGGCATGCAGCAAATCGCCAAAATTACCCAGCGCATATTTTCTCAACAACACATTCTGCTGATACATGAGAACAGGAGATTTCACTTTTTGCTGACTGGACACAAAATGATTGTGCCAGAATAAAGTCATTTTTTCTGTTAACGGAGATGGAGTATCAAGCATCTCCTGATACCACCAGGCGCGCAAGTTAATACCTTGCAGCACCGCCTCTTTCAGCAAAGCTTTGCGTTCCTCTTCCGTTTTGTCTTTCAACCTTGAGAGTTGGAAGCCTTCACCTATACTATCCGGCACAGGTGTTTGGGCTTCAAGTCGAACACCATCAAGTAATTTGGTAACAGCCTGTTGCCGTGTCAGTCGAGCATATTCCTGCACCTCTGACTCACTGGCAGAAAATCCGGTGCGATTCAAAAGATGCCGCGCCTCGTCATAGCCCATACCAGCTGCACCAGCCACAGAAGATATCAGCAAAAAAACCGTCAAAACCAACCAACGCATTACATTTACCTCAAATGAGCACCGACATAAAAAAACCAGTTGTCTGTTACCAAACAACCGGAATCTATTCTGTTAACGTGGTCGCGAACGATGTTGTGTGACATGCTGTTGCGCACCAAAGTGATGATTCACAGCATACATGCCATAGCGTGAATCATGTCGCTCTGTGCTGTTAGATCTTCTCTCAGAATAATGATGGCTTACCTTTTGATGAATACCGTGATAATGACTATTCCCATGCCGAGATTCAAAATGTGCTCTATTCCCTGATCTAAGCTCGTAGGCTATCCGATTTTGATGCTGAATTGGATTTACATGATGATTATTGACTGCACCGTTCTGGTATTGCGTTTGGTAAGCCAATGATGCATTGGATAAAATAGCCAAGTAAAGCACAGAAACAGTAGCAAATATTTTTAACGTTTTCATCTTTACCTCCAATTTTAGGTGACATACCCACTCGAATTCTTTTCGAGTCAACCCTATCTTAGTTTCAAGATGTAAACCAAGTGTTGCCAGAAAAGCCTCAATTGTAAAAAAATGTTTCAGCTTAGGTATTTGAGATAGTATGAAAGTACTATATGATTAAGCCATTGGAATAATGACGGGGTTTCAATGACGATATCAATACATGCAATTGCGGATTGTTTTATTCTCGCTGTGGATCGATCCACAGGTGACAATATCAATACATTCAAACTTCAAAAACTGGTTTACTATGCACAGGTTTGGCACCTGGCACTGCATGGAGAGCCCTTGTTCAGCAATGATATTGAAGCCTGGGTGCATGGACCGGTGTGCATCGAGTTGCACCAGCGATTTCGTGATCAAAAAGATATCCCTATTGAACCCGACGCAATCATCACAGACATCAACCAGCTCGACAGCAATACCAGAGAATTCCTGGATGAAGTATGGGCTGTTTATGGTCAGTACTCAGTGGCTCGGCTGGAAAAAATGACCCACGAAGAATCCCCATGGCTAGAAGCAAGGGCAAAATTGCCTGCTGATATCCGAGGCTGCAATGTCATTAATCAGGAGTCAATGCGGAAATTCTATTCAAGCCGGATGACAGCAAGAAGGCGGATCAGGGAAAACTGACCATTCAATTGTACGTTAACCGCGGAGACGCCGAGGCGCAAAATTGAAGTGCCACATAAAATAAAACTATGATGATTTGTTATCTGGCGAGGCTGTTTACTATCACAAAGCTTTGGTTTTCTCCACTTAGCTGGGCTTTCTGCCTAATCAACCAGGATTATTGCCGCTGCTCTTCAAGCAAACAAACTCACTTTTTTTTCTTACGGTCATGCTTGCTCCAGTATTGAAACTCATCTTCATGAACCTCGATATCCACCTCCATCACTCTTGATTGGAGGCGTTCCTGAACATCAGAAACAGCCTTGTTATAAACAATGGGGCCAAGTTCTTCCAGCAAAAAATCAAGGAGTGCTTCAGCTGCAATATTACCAATTGGCTCCTCCATATTTTCTTCAAAATAACGCTGCATAGAAACAATGATTTCTTTCCGTATTCCTTTTGTGATTTCAATAGTCATGTCAGTGTGTAAAAAACAGTAAATGAAAAATTATATCTAACGCTTTTCTGGGGTCCAGCCAAAGATTGACTCACCTCACAAAATACAATTTACACCCAGACCATCACCCTCTATTAGCTCTGCAGTCACTTTCCCTTTTTTTCCAAACACAATGGGTTTTTCTGTCACATCCCGCTCAAGCAAATACGTGCCAAATGCGCCTTCTTGTGCGAGCAGGCTTGTTTGATCCATATTGGCTAGCGACAGTGCAAGCCGCGTAAGTATACTGGTTTCGCCTACTTGGGCGCCAATCACATACTTTAAATTACGCGATTTGGCTTCCCTGACGATCTCTAGTGATCGGATAATCCCTCCCATTTTAGAAATGCGTATATTCAGTATCCAGGGAATGGAATAAGTACAGAGTGTTTCTATTTGCTCTATTTTTAAGAAGCTCTCATCCAGAATAATGTGAGCGTTTAACCAATTCGCTATATTTTCCAGCCCATCGTAATCCCCGACACTTAATGGTTCCTCTATTGCCCAAAAAGGGTACCCGAGTGATTGTATATAACCCACCGCCTCGTTTGCATTTTGCCAAAGATTGTTGGCATCCACTCGAACTTTGATATTGGACAATTTAGCCAGTTCGTCTATGTTTTTTTTATCGAGATCATAAGCACCGCACAACTTAACTTTGAAATCATTAAAGCCAAGCTGGGTATACTGCTTCAGTTGATATAAAAAGGCTTTATGATTTGTTACACCCAACACCGCCGTATAAAGAAATTCATTTTGAAGATCAGGCAATTCAAGCAGCGCATCGATAGTTTTATTTTCTTCTTTACCCAACAAATCCAGTATCGCTGTTTCAATGCTGCACCACGCAGCCGGATTATCATTTATCATTTGTTGATGCGACATCACCCATATTTTAAGTGATGCGAGGTTTTCGATCTGAATAATGGTTGATTTGATTTCTTCAAAAAAGGATTTTGCAGAATCAACCGACTCTTGGGTAACATAACTTCGCGGACAACCTTCGCCATAACCCATGAGTCCCCGCTCCGATTTTGCAATCGTCACTACGGCTTCAGTCGCGCTTCGCTCAGCGGCAGCATGCTTGAATGTAACCCGAAAAGGAATTTCAAGCGCCTTTAGCTCAATACCAATCATTTTCATACTTCGACATACTCATCAAATGAAAAAGACACATCCTTTCGATATTGCAACTTCACTATTTTGAATTGCCCTTCACGCTGGCCTGCACTGATGCAGTGCTTTTTGAAAGCTTCCAGCGCACCGGATTTCAAACGGTTTACAGTGGCAGATTTAATTCGACCGCTCTGAATCTTGGCAAGATACTCCATATTTAATTCGCCGATAGTCTGGTTAAGCAACGCAGTAAATGTTACTGGCAACAGAGATGTTTTGCTTTCCAGGTAAAGCACATAGGAAAAATCTGCTTCATCTGCCAGCATAATGAAAAAATCCGGTTCCACAGCAAAAGCCAAACACGTTTGTTGCACCGCCTGAATAACCTGGCTTTCATACAACTTCTCACCCGAAAAGCTGGTTACCCCTTTTCCTTTTTGGACAAACGAAATGGTCGGTGTATTTTCGTATTTACCTGTCACTTCGATGATGTCATTGATAAAATAACGATATAAACCATGCAACGCAGTCACCAGAATGTAGTAACGCTTTCCTGCTTCAATTTGCTCAATCGTTAGCGTGGTATGAATATCTTTGGACCAATCCGTTATTTCAATGAATTCGAAAAATACATCCTGAATAGCTGGCAGACCCAGATTTCTGATGCAGTCCAGGGTGATTGTGCCGCGAAACTCACTACTCAGGTAACCCATTTCTATAATGGCTACCTCTGTGGGCAACAGCCTCTTGAGTTTGGGGATCAGCAATCCACAACTACCGCTTGTCCAAGTCACAACCGCTTTGATATTTGGCCACAGATCATGGAATTTTAATGCACCATGCTTGCTTAATATACGCTTTAGATGCTCTGCACGCCTTGCATTTACTCGACAATAGGGCAGCAGCTTGACGACAACCTCTTTATCTATGGAACCATCAACTAATGACATCAAGTCTCCGGTTGCAACAAAATGAATCAGCTTGTCGGTATGCTGCTGAATAATCTCTTCCAGACGCAAAAAAGTAGAAGGATTTGCGCTGGCGAGAACAGTAATATTTTCTTCAGCCAGGGCGAATGCAGCAATTAACTGATACTTTATTTCGTAATCAACACATTCAAATATCTCGGATGGCAATACATATTGTGAACGTACAATATCAGGCATATTTTTATAGACAATGCCAGACATTGAGCCATAAGGCATGCCATTTTCCAGGTAGCCCTCTATTGCAGGACTGACAACTGCCAGAATTTTTCCTGAAAAAATGCCCGGTACATCTCGGTATTCCGCATAAGAAGCAATTTTCTGTGCCCTCTTATATGCAACGATCGATTCTTCAAGAATGGGAATGTACTTTGCTTTGCCCGTCGTCCCGCTGGTCTGAGCATACATGACGGGGGGAGTGGCAGTGAGACTTGCGAAATGGCCACTGATCTGTTTTTCTATATAGGGGCGTAGTTCTTCATAAGTATGAACAGGTACAATACGCTGATAATCTGTATAGGAACGAATGGCAGATAAATTGAACTTTATGCCGAAATCCGTTGCCGCATTCCGTTTAAGGATTTCCAGTAAAAGACTTTCCTGAGTTTCCCGTGGGCGCTTTGCATCACGTTCCAGTTTCCTGAAATATCGAAAACGAATGACCCACATTTTAAGATAGATCAGCAAACCTATCATAAGCGTTCGTTCCCATCTTGCTGTGCTTTGTCGAGGCCCGGAATAAAGGGGGTTTTCATCTGACTTAAAAATCCCATCGGGTAATGGCGGTTAAGCAAACCCAGATCACCTACAGACGCACCTTTTGGCAAAAAGAATGTGCCAAATAAAATGTCCCATACGATTATATTGTTCCCATAGTTTGTGTTGGATTCTTTAATGGTTCTGGAATGATGCCAACGGTGCAATTCAGGGCCGCTAATAAGGTAATTCAGCCATCCCAGTTTTATATCTACATTACTATGCTGAAAAAACCCCTTGATCGAATACACGACGAAATATAGCGCCAATACTTCGTACGAAACGCCTACTAAAATAAATGGCATGGCATCACAGAGAAATTGCAGGAATTTATCAACCGGATGGAATCTGCCCACATTGATCCAGTTCAACTTTTGAACGGAATGATGAACCGCATGAAAACGCCATAGGGGAGTCCATTCGTGTGCGGCCCGATGCAGCCAATATCGGGGGAAATCTGCAACAAACATCATCAACAACATTTGAATCCACGCAGGGTAACTATGCGGCCACCATTCATCAAGCGCCCACCCTGCGCTTTTAACGTATTCAAGCAACCACATTGCAGTCATGATGGACAACAACTTAGGCAACAACACCTGTATAAGAATCATAAAGGTAACGTCACTTTGCACTTCCGCCCTATTTGGCGCCCAATCTTTACGGTAAGGCAATATATTTTCCAGGAGGGTAATCAATCCAACACCCCCTATGATTGCCGCGATATAACTAGCCAGGCTCCAGTTTATCCCTTGATGGGCTAGCCCATAATAAATTGACAAGGTAATTATCATCACTACCGGATAGGCAATCCACACGGCCATAGATCTTAGCGCGCTATTTACCGGCATTGTTCCGATGCCCATATTTGAAATGAAAATGCCCCAAGAGCAGGGCAAAGGATGCAAGAACAATATGAAAAATAGCGGGAATCGTGGCGCCAAGCCAAGAATGATGCTTTGCAAATGTCAAGCCGGCGACCAACCGGAACACCATCAAAACAAAATACATCGCACCCGGTATCAATAAAAAAATACCGGTTCTATAGCTTGCTCTCGCCCGGCCTTTATGAAAAGGTCGAATAACCAGAGCAAGTAAGACGATGATAACGATCTGAGAAAGCAGGAGCCATGGATAAGGCAACGCACCGCTATACCAACGTTCAAATTGAGGGAGAAAACTTAAGGCATAATATTTTTGAATGAGCTGAGCACACACACGAAAAATAAAGAGGGTATAAAAAAATAACAGCCAGTAAAAATATTGCCGCTGCACTTCATGCTTGTATTTCATGCTGCCAGCTGTCCATGAGCATGTTTATCCAACTGATCAATTACCATACTCATGCACCCCCTACTCCAGGCACTTCAATAAGCACTACCCAGCTATATTTTCTTCCCATTTGCTTGAAACATTTCTAGCAGTATCTTCAAGCTACCGGAATGCAAACTGCCATTATTTTTGCTTGGGAGACTTTAATTGCGCAATAGTATCTTGCTGTAGTTGCTGCAATTTAGGCAAAATAACAGACATGTTTGCCTGCATTCCCTGCATGGTATTTTGCATAAGCTCAGGCATCTTGGATACAACCGCGTGGCCAGCTGGTGATTTGTAGAAATCAAGCATGCCTTTAATCTCTTGCTGGGTGAACGTCTTCTTATAATTATCGATAAAAACCGGTTCAAATTTATCCCATTTCATGCCATCTGCGAATAGAGCCTGCATTTTGGTTTGCATACCATCAATTATTTTTTGCTGATCAGGTGTTGCTTTTTGTCCTGCGAGGGCTTGTTGTATTGACCTTTTCATCGTGCTGTCGAGTTGCGCCTTTATGCCATCAACTAGCTTGCTTGATTGCGTCAGCACGAGTAATTCACGAATCGCAGCATCCGTTGCTGTCTTTTCATTCGCGCCAACTTCAGCTGCAATAGCGGTCTGAAATCCCAATAAAGTTACCAATAACACATAGAATACTCTTTTCACAATATCTCTCCTTGAATGGTGCAATGTTTAAATCGGCAAGTATTTGACGATCGCTTAATGAGGTATAAGCATTGATCTGTATGGAAAGCCCGTTTTATTTTCCCATTTCCAGCTTGAAACGACGTTTTGCGGCATCTTCAGCTCGCGCATCATCCACTTCCCGCATGACACTACCCACATCAACCTGCTTTTCGCTGCGAATAAAGCGACCAGTAAGTGAGACTTCAGGATGCAACTCTCCGCTTTCATAAAGCGACCAGATTTCTTTTCCATATTCTGTTGCACAAAGTTCTGGCGCAAAGCGGCCAAAAAAATTAGTCAGATTATTGACGTCACGTTCCAGCATTTTGGAGGCGTGATTATTGCCAGCAGCGTCTACAGCTTGCGGCAGGTCGATGATGACGGGGCCGTCGCTACTGATCAGTACGTTGTATTCAGAAAGGTCACCATGAACAACACCTGCACATAGCATGCGTACCACCTGCGTCATCATAGTCTGATGATATTCACGGGCCTGTTCCGGGGTTGGCATGACATCATTCAGCCTGGGTGCAGCTTCGCCATTTTCGTCGGTTACCAGCTCCATCAGCAGCACGCCTTCCAGAAAATTATAGGGCTTGGGTACACGAACGCCTGCGGCTGCTAGCCGATACAAGGCATCTACCTCTGCGCTTTGCCATGCTTCTTCCTGCTCTTTGCGGCCAAATTTTGTGCCTTTTTCCATAGCACGAGCACGACGGCTGTTTTTGACTTTGCGGCCTTCGGTGTAATCAACGCTCTGACGGAAGCTGCGTTTGTTGGCCTCTTTATAGACTTTTGCACAGCGGACTTCATCTCCACAGTAAACGACATACACCGTGGCTTCCTTGCCGCTCATGAGCTGACGGATTACGCCATCTACCAGCCCATCATTTACTAGTGGTTCAATTCTACTGGGAATCTTCATTTACACCTTACCGGCCCTTGCCTGACAAAAAACCGGGGCAAAAGCAGGTACGTTAATTGCATACATCGCATAAAATACATTTACCTGGGAGCCCATAATGTTATCTTTACTTAACAGAAGTCAAAATTGTGAGCGTTGCCTGGGCATGCTC
This genomic window from Sulfurirhabdus autotrophica contains:
- a CDS encoding gamma-butyrobetaine hydroxylase-like domain-containing protein, translating into MAGLDKSTPTPLELKLHQKSRVLEISFADGKRFELPYEFLRVHSPSAEVRGHGHGQEVLQIGKKNVEIVNVEPVGAYAVVLIFSDGHDSGIYSWDYFYKLGMHQEEMWQEYLKRMEEAGASREAVIGAFQARPKSK
- a CDS encoding ABC transporter substrate-binding protein, translating into MKRFFSSIFFSCIALSNTSFAEVGVTDSTIKLGQSAALTGPASELGTEMRDGANAYFESVNRKGGVNGRKIQLISMDDGYEPARTIANTKKLIDEEKVLALFGYVGTPTSKEAIPIFTAAKVPFIGAFTGAELLRTPVNHYIMNVRASYFDETEKIVRQLTSLGMKNIAVFYQNDAYGKAGLTGVEQAMNRRNLKIISTGTFERNTTDVSTAVNTIAKSNPQAVVMIGAYKACAEYIRQSKKAGMNSVQFFNVSFVGSRALAAELGADGRGVAVSQVVPFPWNTANAIVKEYQEGMKQFSQSGYSFTSLEGFIAAKVLVEGMKRAGKDLTREKLIIAMESMSKHEMSGFYVDYSPTDHNASNFVDITIIGKDGKFQH
- a CDS encoding DUF1501 domain-containing protein; this encodes MQRRAFLKILGLIPLIPYSSNLAFAAAPAGNYRNLLVLLELKGGNDGLNTVIPYSDSEYYSLRPRIAIPRDHVLQLDGVTGLHPSLQAMMPLWQGGEMAVIQGVGYPEPNLSHFRSIEIWETASSSKDYLPEGWLSRVFDAYPPPQSFAADGIVVGSQELGPMGGGNTRAVVLSNTEQFLRQSKEAGDMAGSVPNAALAHVLKVESDIRQAASNITVNFPFKTEFPKSQLSNALKTAAQVVAGNAGIAVVKVTHNGFDTHSNQIGTQARLLKEMAEGLVAFKSALTELNRWDSTLIMSYAEFGRRPKENASGGTDHGTANAHFMLGGRVKGGLYGTRPQLAQLEGGNLSYGLDFRSLYATAIEKWWGGSASRILGGRFSSLDVLKA
- a CDS encoding DUF1800 domain-containing protein, encoding MRWLVLTVFLLISSVAGAAGMGYDEARHLLNRTGFSASESEVQEYARLTRQQAVTKLLDGVRLEAQTPVPDSIGEGFQLSRLKDKTEEERKALLKEAVLQGINLRAWWYQEMLDTPSPLTEKMTLFWHNHFVSSQQKVKSPVLMYQQNVLLRKYALGNFGDLLHAISIDPAMIIYLDNVSNRKNQPNENFAREVMELFTLGEGGYSEQDVKEAARAFTGWSLDRDSGQFRNYLRLHDDGIKVVLGQSGRFDGDAVLDILLAQPRTAELITRKLWLEFISPIPDPLEVKRLAGVFRSSGYDIKALMRALLTSDAFYAKQNRATLVKSPVEFIIGTLQQFDIQPENMRPFLFVGRSLGQDVFGPPNVKGWPGGDSWINSNTLLIRKQFLERLMRDQEMRKESRAQLKAQNRNFMRGQQRLTAMYFDSDVWMAQFNDTDMQRQDQAERLLLAATPVNKLQPFNNNLEFIRQLVLDPAYQIK
- a CDS encoding Panacea domain-containing protein, producing the protein MTISIHAIADCFILAVDRSTGDNINTFKLQKLVYYAQVWHLALHGEPLFSNDIEAWVHGPVCIELHQRFRDQKDIPIEPDAIITDINQLDSNTREFLDEVWAVYGQYSVARLEKMTHEESPWLEARAKLPADIRGCNVINQESMRKFYSSRMTARRRIREN
- a CDS encoding DUF2164 domain-containing protein, whose protein sequence is MTIEITKGIRKEIIVSMQRYFEENMEEPIGNIAAEALLDFLLEELGPIVYNKAVSDVQERLQSRVMEVDIEVHEDEFQYWSKHDRKKKK
- a CDS encoding enolase C-terminal domain-like protein; the protein is MKMIGIELKALEIPFRVTFKHAAAERSATEAVVTIAKSERGLMGYGEGCPRSYVTQESVDSAKSFFEEIKSTIIQIENLASLKIWVMSHQQMINDNPAAWCSIETAILDLLGKEENKTIDALLELPDLQNEFLYTAVLGVTNHKAFLYQLKQYTQLGFNDFKVKLCGAYDLDKKNIDELAKLSNIKVRVDANNLWQNANEAVGYIQSLGYPFWAIEEPLSVGDYDGLENIANWLNAHIILDESFLKIEQIETLCTYSIPWILNIRISKMGGIIRSLEIVREAKSRNLKYVIGAQVGETSILTRLALSLANMDQTSLLAQEGAFGTYLLERDVTEKPIVFGKKGKVTAELIEGDGLGVNCIL